A DNA window from Mucilaginibacter xinganensis contains the following coding sequences:
- a CDS encoding ferritin-like domain-containing protein: protein MSQTKFFSKDGDKVTPENIGEAIQQAIEIEIATIPVYLYTYYSINRSPDQDTISGSLVQKLVAKGKTVKEASAIALDLSAAIMVFSNKAGALIMSVAIEEMLHMALSSNLKQALAGLPELAGKSPSKWPACLPGHIPAFDINRAKLSQDQLMTFLKIESPDPLPDPKLLQVIQYRTIGEFYDMILACVEDNDLQFRTFLPQLVEGKGYYNQNNIDTIYYDKEHKPHFTNQDDSGDLVYIRDKASASKAIKCIVEQGEGAKAKGLNPDGSVDCSAVVPGDFDDPSKKEMSHFEKFVQIYCTYKSLNSKFAALDIGINDINEYFVVNVAENPLTSHYPANISPVSDLLNAVYTYLFVMVEDCYVQSGNTQWEIFMFGIHKSMIFILNSICGDIMKLSYTSPVDGKVYAAAPTFEDYPFGLLSSPKAQLIDLFNTAVAVYPAISYLGQRIQDLPDVPLHN from the coding sequence ATGTCACAAACTAAATTTTTCTCCAAAGATGGAGACAAAGTAACTCCCGAAAATATTGGCGAGGCTATTCAACAAGCTATTGAGATAGAAATTGCAACAATCCCCGTTTACCTATATACTTATTATTCTATAAACCGCTCGCCGGATCAGGATACTATAAGCGGATCGCTGGTACAAAAGTTGGTGGCGAAAGGAAAAACTGTTAAAGAAGCAAGTGCAATAGCCTTAGATTTGTCGGCCGCGATCATGGTGTTCTCTAACAAAGCCGGAGCGCTGATTATGAGTGTAGCTATAGAGGAGATGCTGCACATGGCGCTGTCGTCAAACCTTAAACAAGCACTCGCCGGCTTACCGGAACTGGCGGGTAAATCTCCTTCAAAATGGCCGGCTTGTTTGCCGGGTCATATTCCCGCATTTGATATTAACAGAGCAAAGCTTTCACAGGATCAGTTGATGACTTTCCTGAAAATTGAGAGTCCTGATCCGCTGCCTGATCCAAAACTGCTCCAGGTGATACAATACCGCACCATCGGAGAGTTTTATGATATGATATTGGCCTGTGTTGAAGATAACGACCTTCAATTCAGAACATTTTTGCCGCAGCTGGTAGAAGGAAAAGGCTATTATAACCAAAATAATATAGATACAATTTATTACGACAAGGAACATAAACCTCACTTTACTAACCAGGATGACAGCGGCGACCTGGTTTATATCCGTGACAAAGCTTCAGCCTCGAAAGCAATAAAATGTATTGTTGAGCAAGGTGAAGGAGCTAAAGCAAAAGGATTAAATCCTGACGGTTCTGTTGATTGCAGTGCTGTGGTGCCAGGCGATTTTGATGATCCGTCGAAAAAGGAAATGTCGCATTTTGAGAAGTTTGTGCAAATTTATTGCACCTATAAAAGCTTAAATAGCAAGTTTGCGGCGCTTGATATCGGCATCAATGATATAAACGAGTATTTTGTTGTTAACGTGGCCGAGAACCCGTTGACCAGTCACTATCCCGCTAATATTTCACCGGTATCTGATTTACTTAATGCTGTATATACCTACTTGTTTGTAATGGTCGAAGACTGTTACGTACAATCGGGTAATACGCAATGGGAGATTTTTATGTTTGGCATTCATAAATCAATGATCTTTATTTTGAATTCAATTTGCGGTGATATTATGAAGCTGAGTTATACCTCACCTGTTGACGGCAAGGTTTACGCAGCGGCGCCAACATTTGAGGATTACCCGTTCGGCTTGTTATCAAGTCCGAAGGCGCAATTGATAGACCTGTTTAATACAGCGGTAGCAGTTTACCCGGCAATTAGTTACCTAGGGCAGCGCATCCAGGATCTTCCTGACGTTCCATTGCATAATTAA
- a CDS encoding DUF3078 domain-containing protein produces MKHFLLISAFLFTCLTGYSQTTPPKDTTKFWTIHGQNTLLINQSSFSNWAAGGVNSVAANIVLDYDFNYKKGVWSWDNKAIAGYGISKQNGTGWRKNDDRIILNSLLGRQASKYWLYTFYANFQTQFTKGYNYDADGNRTLLSAPFAPAYLTFGPGFAYKRSDNFRINLSPAAGRFTVVQKDSLSSIGSYGVTPGKKSLFQFGASLDAYYKVNLFENIAFENILKLYSNYLKKPGDIYMDYTANIFMKVNKLVTVNAGVELINDPNAQIPVMKNGVNEYHSLLQTKQIFGAGVTYKF; encoded by the coding sequence ATGAAACATTTTCTTCTTATTTCCGCATTTTTATTTACTTGCCTTACAGGCTATTCGCAAACGACACCGCCCAAAGACACCACAAAATTCTGGACCATACACGGCCAAAACACATTGCTTATAAACCAAAGCTCATTTTCAAACTGGGCAGCTGGCGGGGTAAACTCAGTTGCAGCCAACATTGTGCTTGATTATGATTTTAATTATAAAAAAGGTGTATGGAGCTGGGACAATAAGGCCATAGCCGGGTACGGCATCAGCAAGCAAAACGGAACCGGTTGGCGTAAAAATGACGACCGAATCATCTTAAACAGCCTACTGGGCCGCCAGGCATCAAAATACTGGCTTTATACTTTTTATGCCAACTTTCAAACCCAGTTTACAAAAGGTTATAATTACGATGCTGACGGCAACAGGACATTGCTGTCTGCACCATTTGCGCCTGCCTATTTAACATTCGGGCCCGGCTTTGCTTATAAAAGGTCTGACAACTTCAGAATCAACCTGTCGCCGGCTGCGGGCCGTTTTACCGTAGTGCAAAAAGACTCCCTTTCTTCCATAGGGTCATATGGGGTTACCCCTGGCAAAAAGAGCCTTTTTCAATTTGGAGCCTCGCTGGATGCTTATTACAAAGTAAACCTGTTTGAAAACATTGCTTTTGAAAACATATTGAAACTATACTCCAATTATTTGAAAAAGCCCGGAGATATCTATATGGACTACACTGCCAATATTTTCATGAAGGTGAATAAACTGGTAACGGTAAACGCAGGCGTTGAATTGATAAATGACCCGAACGCTCAGATCCCCGTGATGAAAAATGGTGTCAACGAATACCACTCCCTTCTGCAAACCAAACAAATATTTGGTGCCGGAGTTACCTATAAATTTTAA